The Halarchaeum grantii genome includes a window with the following:
- a CDS encoding 5-formyltetrahydrofolate cyclo-ligase: MTSKDDVREGVWDALDEEGLARFPFPPHGRIPNFDGAREAAERLAETAAWRDADAVKANPDAPQLPARRRALHDGKTLYMAVPRLRDPECFLELDPARIDSEEYDRAPALSNVEEYAEAVRPEALGHVDLVLSGSVAVSEDGARVGKGEGFSDFEFAILTDLGLVGPTPGSAHRAASGGGEPASDAATTVATTVHEVQVFEAATWPVADHDVPMDLVVTPERVVETETPYDRPDGVDWDAVSEAEREEIPVLGELDSGR, from the coding sequence GTGACGTCGAAGGACGACGTCCGCGAGGGCGTCTGGGACGCGCTCGATGAGGAAGGCCTCGCGCGCTTCCCGTTCCCGCCCCACGGCCGCATCCCGAACTTCGACGGGGCGCGCGAGGCCGCCGAGCGCCTCGCGGAGACGGCGGCGTGGCGCGACGCGGACGCCGTGAAGGCGAACCCGGACGCGCCACAGTTGCCGGCGCGTCGGCGCGCGCTCCACGACGGGAAGACGCTCTACATGGCGGTGCCGCGCCTGCGCGACCCGGAGTGCTTCCTCGAACTCGACCCCGCGCGCATCGACTCCGAGGAGTACGACCGCGCGCCCGCGCTCTCGAACGTCGAGGAGTACGCGGAGGCCGTCCGCCCGGAGGCGCTCGGGCACGTCGACCTCGTGCTCTCCGGGAGCGTCGCGGTGAGCGAGGACGGCGCGCGCGTCGGGAAGGGCGAGGGGTTCAGCGACTTCGAGTTCGCGATACTCACCGACCTCGGGCTGGTGGGGCCGACTCCCGGGAGCGCCCACCGAGCGGCGAGCGGTGGCGGGGAACCCGCGAGCGACGCGGCGACGACCGTCGCGACGACCGTCCACGAGGTGCAGGTGTTCGAGGCGGCGACGTGGCCGGTCGCCGACCACGACGTCCCCATGGACCTCGTCGTGACGCCCGAGCGCGTGGTCGAAACGGAGACGCCGTACGACCGGCCCGACGGCGTGGACTGGGACGCCGTGAGCGAGGCCGAGCGCGAGGAGATACCGGTCTTGGGCGAACTCGATTCGGGGAGATAG
- the guaA gene encoding glutamine-hydrolyzing GMP synthase, producing the protein MVDVESFVADAKDEISEELGDSTAIIALSGGVDSSTAAALAYEAVGEQLVPVYVDTGLMREGETEEIEEVFGYMERLRVVDASDRYFEKLEGVTDPEEKRHVIGEQFIREFETVANEVDADYLVQGTIYPDRIESEGNIKSHHNVGGLPDVVDFDGLIEPLRDLYKDEVRAVARHLGLEEVISERMPFPGPGLAVRVVGEVTPEKVRVAREATAIVEDELEEYDPWQAFAAVLGRATGVKGDNRVHGHVVAVRSVESRDGMTARAQELDWETLQRLQSRITGTVEDCSRVVYDVTHKPPATIEYE; encoded by the coding sequence ATGGTGGACGTCGAGTCGTTCGTCGCCGACGCGAAAGACGAGATCAGCGAGGAGCTCGGCGACAGCACGGCCATCATTGCGCTCTCCGGCGGCGTCGACTCCTCGACGGCGGCCGCGCTCGCCTACGAGGCCGTCGGCGAGCAGCTCGTCCCCGTCTACGTCGACACCGGCCTCATGCGCGAGGGCGAGACCGAGGAGATCGAGGAGGTCTTCGGCTACATGGAGCGCCTGCGCGTCGTCGACGCCTCCGACAGGTACTTCGAGAAACTCGAGGGCGTCACCGACCCCGAGGAGAAACGCCACGTCATCGGCGAGCAGTTCATCCGGGAGTTCGAGACCGTCGCGAACGAGGTCGACGCCGACTACCTCGTGCAGGGCACCATCTACCCCGACCGCATCGAGAGCGAGGGGAACATCAAGAGCCACCACAACGTCGGCGGCCTCCCCGACGTCGTCGACTTCGACGGCCTCATCGAACCCCTCCGCGACCTCTACAAGGACGAGGTCCGGGCGGTCGCGCGTCACCTCGGCCTCGAGGAAGTGATCAGCGAGCGGATGCCCTTCCCCGGTCCCGGCCTCGCCGTCCGCGTCGTCGGCGAAGTCACCCCCGAGAAGGTGCGCGTCGCCCGCGAGGCGACCGCCATCGTCGAGGACGAACTCGAGGAGTACGACCCGTGGCAGGCGTTCGCCGCCGTCCTCGGCCGCGCGACGGGCGTGAAGGGCGACAACCGCGTCCACGGCCACGTCGTCGCCGTCCGCTCCGTCGAGAGCCGCGACGGCATGACGGCGCGCGCCCAAGAACTCGACTGGGAGACCCTCCAGCGCCTCCAGAGCCGGATCACCGGCACCGTCGAGGACTGTTCGCGCGTCGTCTACGACGTCACCCACAAGCCGCCGGCGACCATCGAGTACGAGTAA
- a CDS encoding CTP synthase has protein sequence MPQETGYDPDLGNKFVFVTGGVMSGLGKGITAASLGRLLTNAGFDVTAVKVDPYLNVDAGTMNPYQHGEVYVLKDGGEVDLDLGNYERFLDVDMTSDHNVTTGKVYQEVIERERAGDYLGKTVQVIPHVTDDIKRRIREAARGTDVCIVEIGGTVGDIEGMPYLEALRQFSHEQDEEDLLFTHVTLVPDSKNGEQKTKPTQHSVKELRSIGLQPDILVGRNPEKLADDVREKIALFCDVPTEAVFSNPDVEDIYHVPLVLEDEGLDEHVMERLGIAEDAIAPAERSTEWRDIVTRDTQVEVDIALVGKYALEDAYISIHEALKHAGLQRQVDVNVHWVDADEMTDTHEERLREADGVVVPGGFGARGTAGKLEAVRYARENGVPFLGLCLGFQLAVVEHARNVVGLEGAHSAEIDQDTPHPVIDLLPEQYDLEDLGGTMRLGAHVTEIDEGTLAEDVYGGTECTERHRHRYEVNPEYIERLTEDGLTFSGHAGNRMEIVEREDHPYFLGTQFHPEFRSRPSRASPPFVGLLDAVIERADVAVEQEVTN, from the coding sequence ATGCCGCAGGAGACCGGATACGACCCCGATCTGGGGAACAAGTTCGTCTTCGTCACCGGCGGCGTGATGTCCGGCCTCGGGAAGGGCATCACCGCCGCGAGCCTCGGTCGCCTCCTCACGAACGCGGGCTTCGACGTCACCGCCGTCAAAGTCGACCCGTACCTCAACGTGGACGCGGGCACCATGAACCCCTACCAGCACGGCGAGGTGTACGTGTTGAAGGACGGTGGCGAGGTCGACCTCGACCTCGGGAACTACGAGCGCTTCCTCGACGTCGACATGACCTCCGACCACAACGTCACGACCGGGAAGGTCTATCAGGAGGTCATCGAGCGCGAGCGCGCCGGCGACTACCTCGGGAAGACCGTACAGGTCATCCCGCACGTCACCGACGACATCAAGCGCCGCATCCGCGAGGCCGCTCGCGGCACCGACGTCTGCATCGTCGAGATCGGCGGGACCGTCGGCGACATCGAGGGGATGCCCTACCTCGAGGCTCTCCGGCAGTTCAGCCACGAGCAGGACGAGGAGGACCTCCTCTTCACGCACGTCACGCTCGTCCCCGACTCGAAGAACGGCGAGCAGAAGACGAAGCCCACCCAGCACTCCGTGAAGGAACTCCGGAGTATCGGCCTCCAGCCGGACATCCTCGTCGGGCGCAACCCCGAGAAGCTCGCGGACGACGTCCGCGAGAAGATCGCGCTCTTCTGTGACGTCCCCACCGAGGCCGTCTTCTCCAACCCCGACGTCGAGGACATCTACCACGTCCCGCTCGTCCTCGAGGACGAGGGGCTCGACGAGCACGTCATGGAGCGCCTCGGCATCGCCGAGGACGCCATCGCGCCCGCCGAGCGCTCGACGGAGTGGCGCGACATCGTCACCCGCGACACGCAGGTCGAAGTCGACATCGCCCTCGTGGGGAAGTACGCCCTCGAGGACGCCTACATCAGCATCCACGAGGCGCTCAAGCACGCCGGCCTCCAGCGACAGGTCGACGTGAACGTCCACTGGGTGGACGCCGACGAGATGACGGACACCCACGAGGAGCGCCTGCGTGAGGCCGACGGCGTCGTCGTCCCCGGCGGCTTCGGCGCGCGCGGCACCGCCGGGAAGCTCGAGGCGGTCCGCTACGCCCGCGAGAACGGCGTCCCCTTCCTCGGTCTCTGTCTCGGCTTCCAGCTCGCCGTCGTCGAGCACGCCCGCAACGTCGTCGGTCTCGAGGGCGCGCACTCCGCCGAAATCGACCAGGACACCCCCCACCCCGTCATCGACCTCCTGCCCGAGCAGTACGACCTCGAGGACCTCGGCGGGACGATGCGCCTCGGCGCGCACGTCACCGAGATCGACGAGGGAACGCTCGCCGAGGACGTCTACGGCGGCACCGAGTGCACGGAGCGCCACCGCCACCGCTACGAGGTCAACCCCGAGTACATCGAGCGCCTCACCGAGGACGGCCTCACCTTCAGCGGGCACGCCGGCAACCGCATGGAGATCGTCGAGCGCGAGGACCACCCCTACTTCCTCGGGACGCAGTTCCACCCCGAGTTCCGCTCGCGGCCCAGCCGAGCGAGTCCGCCGTTCGTCGGCCTCCTCGACGCCGTCATCGAGCGTGCCGACGTCGCCGTCGAACAGGAGGTGACGAACTGA
- a CDS encoding SDR family NAD(P)-dependent oxidoreductase, protein MTETQDALTGQVALVTGATTDVGRAVAAGLAAREATVYAATESMSDDVPEGCEHVLLDVTQEGDVEAVVDGIYAETERLDVLVNAAEFGRPDEGRDTVVTEDATRLDRALATNVRGPMVLAKHALPLLLQQRAPRVVNVGSALGPAVGSGAPGYQVSKAGLEAFTAYLDAEYGSRGLLANTAYGPEGDDERVAETALWLARLAGGGPMGEAFVGPDERV, encoded by the coding sequence ATGACCGAGACGCAGGACGCCCTCACGGGACAGGTCGCGCTCGTCACCGGCGCCACGACCGACGTGGGGCGCGCGGTGGCGGCGGGGTTGGCGGCGCGCGAGGCGACCGTGTACGCGGCGACGGAGTCGATGAGCGACGACGTCCCCGAGGGCTGTGAGCACGTCCTCCTCGACGTCACACAGGAGGGCGACGTCGAGGCGGTTGTGGACGGCATCTACGCCGAGACGGAGCGCCTCGACGTGCTCGTGAACGCGGCGGAGTTCGGCCGCCCCGACGAGGGGCGGGACACCGTCGTGACGGAGGACGCGACCCGACTCGACCGGGCGCTCGCGACGAACGTTCGCGGACCGATGGTGCTCGCGAAGCACGCCCTCCCGCTGTTGCTCCAGCAGCGCGCGCCCCGCGTCGTGAACGTCGGGAGCGCGCTCGGCCCCGCCGTCGGGTCGGGAGCGCCGGGCTATCAGGTGTCGAAGGCGGGCCTCGAGGCGTTCACGGCGTACCTCGACGCCGAATACGGCTCCCGGGGGTTGTTGGCGAACACGGCGTACGGCCCCGAGGGCGACGACGAGCGGGTGGCGGAGACGGCGCTGTGGCTCGCGCGACTCGCGGGCGGCGGCCCGATGGGCGAGGCGTTCGTCGGCCCGGACGAGCGCGTCTAA
- a CDS encoding PspA/IM30 family protein, which produces MGLLSRASYVLRSKFNALLNRAEDPTETLDYSYEQMRDELKDVERGLADLVAQKKRLEVQRERLEKNVEKHNEQAREAMRQDREDLARRALEKKQQKLDQIEEMEEQIASLESTQHDLEEKKGQLQDRIERFRTKKETMKARYEAAEAQTRVSEAMTGVGDEMADVGRAIERAEERTDDMEARAAAMDELTDRGVLEDQLSDEDAIDRELSQGRSNREVEAELETLRSESGQSSKRSETASEASADEAEAEEAVEADVDEAAVEAELEELREEEADADETS; this is translated from the coding sequence ATGGGACTACTCTCGCGGGCCTCCTACGTCCTCCGGTCGAAGTTCAACGCCCTCCTGAACCGGGCGGAGGACCCGACGGAGACGCTCGACTACTCCTACGAGCAGATGCGTGACGAGCTGAAGGACGTCGAGCGCGGCCTCGCCGACCTCGTCGCGCAGAAGAAACGCCTCGAAGTCCAGCGCGAGCGCCTCGAGAAGAACGTCGAGAAGCACAACGAGCAGGCGCGCGAGGCGATGCGGCAGGACCGCGAGGACTTGGCGCGACGCGCCCTCGAGAAGAAACAGCAGAAGCTCGACCAGATCGAGGAGATGGAGGAGCAGATCGCCTCCCTCGAGTCCACCCAGCACGACCTGGAGGAGAAGAAGGGCCAGCTCCAGGACCGCATCGAGCGCTTCCGCACGAAGAAGGAGACGATGAAGGCGCGCTACGAGGCGGCCGAAGCGCAGACGCGCGTCTCCGAGGCGATGACCGGCGTCGGCGACGAGATGGCGGACGTCGGGCGCGCCATCGAGCGCGCGGAGGAGCGCACGGACGACATGGAGGCGCGCGCGGCGGCGATGGACGAGCTCACCGACCGGGGCGTCCTCGAGGACCAGCTCAGCGACGAGGACGCGATCGACCGCGAGCTCTCGCAGGGGCGGTCGAACCGCGAGGTCGAAGCCGAACTGGAGACGCTGCGCTCGGAGTCCGGGCAGTCGTCGAAGCGCTCGGAGACGGCGAGCGAGGCGAGCGCGGACGAGGCGGAGGCCGAGGAGGCCGTCGAGGCGGACGTCGACGAGGCGGCGGTGGAGGCGGAGCTCGAGGAGCTGCGCGAGGAGGAGGCGGACGCGGACGAGACGTCGTAG
- a CDS encoding alcohol dehydrogenase, producing the protein MRAVEVPEAGAEFETVEKPIPEPGPEEVRIDVEACGVCHSDEMTKEGVYPRIEYPRVPGHEVVGRVDAVGDDVTEWEAGDRVGVGWHGGHCFTCDACRRGDFINCENAEVTGIDFDGGYAEYTVAPHEALAAVPDALDAADAAPLLCAGITTFNALRNSDARPGDLVAVQGVGGLGHLGIQYAAAAGFEVVALSRGTAKETQAREFGADHYVDTEAEEPAEALQRLGGAKVVLATAPSSAAIESVVGGLGTDGEVLAVGIPAEPVDVNVGALVGVRGSVSGWASGTARDSQDTLEFSALRDVTPEIETFDLADAGEAYERMLESDVRFRAVLTP; encoded by the coding sequence ATGCGCGCGGTCGAGGTCCCGGAGGCGGGCGCCGAGTTCGAGACCGTCGAGAAACCGATCCCCGAACCCGGCCCCGAAGAGGTCCGAATCGACGTGGAGGCCTGCGGGGTCTGTCACAGCGACGAGATGACGAAGGAGGGGGTCTACCCCCGCATCGAGTACCCCCGGGTTCCCGGCCACGAGGTCGTCGGGCGCGTCGACGCCGTCGGCGACGACGTCACCGAGTGGGAGGCGGGCGACCGCGTCGGCGTCGGCTGGCACGGCGGCCACTGCTTCACCTGCGACGCCTGCCGTCGCGGCGACTTCATCAACTGCGAGAACGCCGAGGTCACCGGCATCGACTTCGACGGGGGCTACGCCGAGTACACGGTCGCGCCCCACGAGGCGCTCGCGGCCGTCCCGGACGCGCTCGACGCGGCGGACGCCGCGCCGCTCCTCTGCGCGGGCATCACGACGTTCAACGCGCTGCGCAACAGCGACGCCCGACCCGGCGACCTCGTCGCGGTGCAGGGCGTCGGCGGCCTCGGCCATCTGGGTATCCAGTACGCCGCCGCAGCGGGCTTCGAGGTCGTCGCGCTCTCGCGCGGCACGGCGAAGGAGACGCAGGCCCGCGAGTTCGGCGCCGACCACTACGTCGACACGGAGGCCGAGGAGCCGGCGGAGGCGCTCCAGCGACTCGGCGGCGCGAAGGTCGTGCTCGCCACCGCGCCCTCGAGCGCGGCCATCGAGTCGGTGGTCGGCGGCCTCGGGACGGACGGCGAGGTGCTCGCCGTCGGCATCCCGGCCGAGCCGGTCGACGTGAACGTCGGCGCGCTCGTCGGCGTACGCGGGTCGGTCTCCGGGTGGGCGTCGGGGACGGCGCGCGACTCGCAGGACACCCTCGAGTTCAGCGCGCTCCGCGACGTGACGCCGGAGATCGAGACGTTCGACCTCGCGGACGCGGGCGAGGCTTACGAGCGCATGCTGGAGAGCGACGTGCGGTTCCGCGCGGTCCTCACGCCCTGA
- a CDS encoding cupin domain-containing protein encodes MDCYDDVDTDAADGEVVTTELHYSPDVLVKAFALGPGAAVEPHEHPEQTNVFHVLEGDLVVVADGEPERVGAPAVVPFERGVPHGARNESDETAVFTATMGPME; translated from the coding sequence ATGGACTGCTACGACGACGTCGACACCGACGCCGCCGACGGCGAAGTCGTCACGACCGAACTCCACTACTCGCCCGACGTGCTCGTGAAGGCGTTCGCGCTCGGACCCGGCGCGGCGGTCGAGCCCCACGAGCACCCCGAGCAGACGAACGTCTTCCACGTCCTCGAGGGAGACCTCGTCGTCGTCGCGGACGGCGAGCCGGAGCGCGTCGGTGCGCCCGCCGTCGTCCCCTTCGAGCGCGGCGTCCCGCACGGCGCGCGCAACGAGAGCGACGAGACCGCGGTGTTCACCGCGACGATGGGGCCGATGGAGTGA
- a CDS encoding HPP family protein, which yields MDESRGVALSVSLAWLLGPLALLAWATGLPFLLPSLGPSAYVLATRVRPWRDVSREVALGQTVGVVVAYLAVRALVGPLTGVALLPHTVAGLRQVAAVVLAVVAATLAMSALDARHAPAYATVLIFALGIPARALDVLVFLGGVAVLIALDALRIRGATFAARGR from the coding sequence ATGGACGAGAGCCGCGGCGTCGCGCTCTCCGTCTCGCTCGCGTGGCTCCTCGGCCCGCTCGCGCTGCTCGCGTGGGCCACCGGTCTGCCGTTCCTGTTGCCGAGTCTCGGGCCGTCCGCGTACGTGCTCGCCACGCGCGTCCGGCCGTGGCGCGACGTCTCCCGCGAGGTCGCGCTCGGGCAGACGGTCGGCGTGGTCGTCGCCTACCTCGCGGTGCGCGCGCTCGTCGGGCCGCTCACCGGGGTGGCGCTCCTCCCGCACACGGTCGCGGGCCTCCGGCAGGTCGCGGCGGTCGTCCTCGCGGTCGTCGCGGCGACGCTCGCGATGAGCGCCCTGGACGCGCGCCACGCGCCGGCCTACGCGACGGTGCTCATCTTCGCGCTCGGCATCCCCGCGCGGGCGCTCGACGTCCTCGTCTTCCTCGGCGGCGTGGCGGTCCTCATCGCGCTCGACGCGCTCCGGATTCGCGGCGCCACATTCGCCGCGCGCGGCCGGTGA
- the thrS gene encoding threonine--tRNA ligase, which produces MSDITVTLPDGSELDAESGETVEDIAYRIGEGLGRDTVAGVVDGDLVSKEDPLTEDCRIEIVTDSSEEYVDVLRHTAAHVFAQALQRLHPEVQLTIGPYTDEGFYYDVYGVDLDEDDLAEIQDEAEAIIEEDLDVERVTMDREDAREFYADNRFKREILDEEAAGEDPISFYRQGEFQDLCKGPHVESTGEIGGFELLDISASYWRGDEDEETLTRVYGTAFATEDELEEYLEMRAEAEERDHRKIARELDLFSIPEHSPGCAHYHPNGMAIRRELEEYVREQNDELGFEEVRTPELNKAELWKPTGHYDTFTENGEMFAWEQDDTEYGLKPMNCANHAHIYDSNTHSYRDLPLRFSEFGNVYRNEQSGELSGLLRVRGLTQDDGHAFVRPDQIQGEILDILQSIEEIYGHFGLDVLYKLETRGEDAMGSEAIWEQATDALVDALREEDLDYDVEEGEAAFYGPKIGIDARDALGREWTIGTVQVDFNIPRNLDLTYVGEDNEEHHPVMIHRALLGSFERFMGVIIEHFNGKFPTWIAPEQVRVLPISDDNLDYAREVANELGDYRVEVEDRSWTIGKKIQQTHEDRVPYMVIVGGDEEDAGTISVRDRKEREANDVSRSEFREHLEREVEQKHLEPTFLAGQ; this is translated from the coding sequence ATGAGCGACATCACGGTCACCCTCCCCGACGGCTCGGAACTCGACGCCGAGTCCGGGGAGACGGTCGAGGACATCGCGTACCGAATCGGCGAAGGCCTCGGCCGCGACACCGTCGCCGGCGTCGTCGACGGCGACCTCGTCTCGAAGGAGGACCCCCTCACGGAGGACTGCCGCATCGAGATCGTGACGGACTCCTCAGAGGAGTACGTCGACGTCCTCCGGCACACCGCCGCGCACGTCTTCGCACAGGCCCTCCAGCGCCTCCACCCGGAGGTCCAGCTCACCATCGGCCCGTACACGGACGAGGGCTTCTACTACGACGTCTACGGCGTCGATCTCGACGAGGACGACCTCGCGGAGATCCAAGACGAGGCCGAGGCCATCATCGAGGAGGACCTCGACGTCGAGCGCGTCACGATGGACCGCGAGGACGCCCGCGAGTTCTACGCGGACAACCGGTTCAAGCGCGAGATTCTCGACGAGGAGGCCGCCGGCGAGGACCCCATCTCCTTCTACCGGCAGGGGGAGTTCCAGGACCTCTGTAAGGGCCCGCACGTCGAGTCCACGGGCGAGATCGGCGGCTTCGAGCTCCTCGACATCTCGGCGTCCTACTGGCGCGGCGACGAGGACGAGGAGACGCTCACCCGCGTCTACGGCACCGCGTTCGCCACCGAGGACGAACTCGAGGAGTACCTCGAGATGCGCGCCGAGGCCGAAGAGCGCGACCACCGCAAGATTGCCCGAGAGCTCGACCTCTTCAGCATCCCCGAGCACTCCCCGGGCTGTGCGCACTACCACCCGAACGGGATGGCGATCCGCCGCGAACTCGAGGAGTACGTCCGCGAGCAGAACGACGAACTCGGCTTCGAGGAGGTCCGCACGCCCGAACTGAACAAGGCCGAGCTCTGGAAGCCCACCGGCCACTACGACACGTTCACGGAGAACGGCGAGATGTTCGCGTGGGAGCAGGACGACACCGAGTACGGCCTGAAGCCGATGAACTGCGCGAACCACGCGCACATCTACGACTCGAACACCCACTCCTACCGGGACCTCCCCCTGCGCTTCAGCGAGTTCGGGAACGTCTACCGCAACGAGCAGTCCGGCGAGCTCTCCGGGCTCCTCCGGGTGCGCGGGCTGACGCAGGACGACGGCCACGCCTTCGTCCGCCCCGACCAGATACAGGGCGAGATCCTCGACATCCTCCAGAGCATCGAGGAGATCTACGGCCACTTCGGCCTCGACGTCCTCTACAAGCTCGAGACGCGCGGCGAGGACGCGATGGGCTCCGAAGCCATCTGGGAGCAGGCGACGGACGCGCTCGTCGACGCGCTCCGCGAGGAAGACCTCGACTACGACGTCGAGGAGGGAGAAGCCGCCTTCTACGGCCCGAAGATCGGCATCGACGCCCGCGACGCCCTCGGGCGCGAGTGGACCATCGGCACCGTACAGGTGGACTTCAACATCCCGCGCAATCTCGATTTGACGTACGTCGGCGAGGACAACGAGGAGCACCATCCGGTGATGATTCACCGCGCGCTCCTCGGCTCCTTCGAGCGCTTCATGGGCGTCATCATCGAGCACTTCAACGGGAAGTTCCCGACGTGGATCGCGCCCGAGCAGGTCCGCGTCCTGCCGATCAGCGACGACAACCTCGACTACGCCCGCGAGGTCGCGAACGAGCTCGGCGACTACCGCGTCGAGGTCGAGGACCGCTCGTGGACCATCGGGAAGAAGATTCAGCAGACCCACGAGGACCGCGTCCCCTATATGGTCATCGTCGGGGGCGACGAGGAGGACGCGGGGACGATCTCGGTGCGCGACCGGAAGGAGCGCGAGGCGAACGACGTCTCCCGGAGCGAGTTCCGCGAGCACCTCGAACGCGAGGTCGAGCAGAAACACCTCGAGCCGACCTTCCTCGCCGGCCAGTAA
- a CDS encoding DUF7126 family protein, translating into MNVIIVGPDRGLGAALEARGATVTRLEGVASGERLREVGIETADLLVVTDVSEATAIPVSLELNDDLKTVVYAEDSVPEFVRGNLDFAVHPDVLPVEAVAEELAPTAE; encoded by the coding sequence ATGAACGTCATCATCGTCGGCCCGGACCGCGGCCTCGGCGCCGCGCTCGAAGCGCGCGGCGCGACCGTCACCCGTCTCGAGGGCGTCGCGTCCGGCGAGCGCCTCCGCGAGGTCGGCATCGAGACGGCCGACCTCCTCGTCGTCACCGACGTCAGCGAAGCCACCGCGATTCCCGTCTCGCTCGAACTGAACGACGACCTCAAGACCGTCGTCTACGCCGAGGACTCCGTGCCCGAGTTCGTGCGCGGGAACCTCGACTTCGCCGTCCACCCGGACGTCCTCCCCGTCGAGGCCGTCGCCGAAGAACTCGCCCCGACCGCCGAGTGA
- a CDS encoding MogA/MoaB family molybdenum cofactor biosynthesis protein translates to MVDFQSRDSRLAGDDEADADEGDADTAGGADEHAGEGGQGESGRDGSGHGESGADADDASHEHGADGHDHHAHDVETVAFGVVTVSSSRSEDDDPSGDAILSLLDEGGHEVVSRDVVPDDYDRVQGVVDRVARQDDVDAIVTTGGTGVTPDDVTVEAVRPLCDKRLPGFGELFRRLSYEEIGTRIVGTRAEAGVASGVPIFCLPGSESAVRLGVSEVILPEIAHLVGLATRPEHERADGPADADAATGEDGAGDETADDEGASDEGSEGEDAP, encoded by the coding sequence ATGGTCGACTTCCAGTCCCGCGACAGCCGACTCGCCGGCGACGACGAGGCGGACGCCGACGAGGGAGACGCCGACACGGCGGGCGGCGCGGACGAGCACGCCGGTGAGGGGGGACAGGGCGAATCCGGTCGCGACGGGTCGGGCCACGGCGAATCGGGAGCCGACGCGGACGACGCGAGCCACGAGCACGGGGCGGACGGGCACGACCACCACGCGCACGACGTCGAGACGGTGGCGTTCGGCGTCGTGACCGTCTCCTCCTCCCGGAGCGAGGACGACGACCCGAGCGGGGACGCGATACTCTCCCTGCTCGACGAGGGCGGCCACGAGGTGGTGTCGCGCGACGTCGTCCCGGACGACTACGACCGCGTGCAGGGCGTCGTCGACCGCGTCGCCCGACAGGACGACGTCGACGCGATCGTGACGACCGGCGGGACGGGCGTGACGCCGGACGACGTCACCGTCGAGGCGGTGCGGCCGCTCTGCGACAAGCGCCTCCCCGGGTTCGGCGAGCTCTTCCGCCGGCTCTCCTACGAGGAGATCGGGACGCGTATCGTCGGGACGCGCGCGGAGGCGGGCGTCGCGAGCGGCGTGCCGATCTTCTGCCTCCCGGGGAGCGAGAGCGCCGTCCGCCTCGGCGTCTCGGAGGTGATTCTGCCCGAGATCGCCCACCTCGTCGGGCTCGCGACACGTCCCGAGCACGAGCGCGCCGACGGCCCGGCGGATGCGGACGCGGCGACCGGCGAGGACGGCGCGGGAGACGAGACGGCCGATGACGAGGGTGCGAGCGACGAGGGGAGCGAGGGGGAGGACGCGCCGTGA
- a CDS encoding alpha/beta hydrolase, protein MRRETVLVPGARRVEATLDAPDDADEGDAGDRVRACVVACPPHPEAGGSRSDRRLTAVSDALTERGVACLRLDYGAWDGGHGEREDVRNALRWASERDASVGLFGYSFGAGIAALAAADVEVAVGALALLAPDDAVGDGLYAARAVRDLDASLPVHAAYGERDERADWRPVVDAVRERGGAVEALDAAHALLGRRATTAADAIAAFFDRELRA, encoded by the coding sequence ATGCGACGGGAGACGGTGCTGGTTCCGGGTGCGCGGCGCGTCGAGGCGACGCTCGACGCACCCGACGACGCCGACGAGGGGGACGCGGGCGACCGCGTCCGCGCCTGCGTCGTCGCGTGCCCGCCACACCCCGAGGCAGGCGGCAGCCGTAGCGACCGGCGCCTCACCGCGGTGAGCGACGCCCTGACCGAGCGCGGCGTCGCCTGCCTCCGCCTCGACTACGGCGCGTGGGACGGGGGTCACGGCGAGCGCGAGGACGTCCGCAACGCCCTCCGGTGGGCGAGCGAGCGCGACGCGTCCGTGGGGCTCTTCGGCTACAGCTTCGGCGCCGGTATCGCCGCGCTCGCCGCCGCCGACGTCGAGGTCGCGGTGGGCGCGCTCGCGCTCCTCGCGCCCGACGACGCGGTCGGTGACGGCCTGTACGCGGCGCGCGCCGTCCGCGACCTCGACGCGTCGCTTCCGGTTCACGCGGCCTACGGCGAGCGCGACGAGCGCGCGGACTGGCGGCCGGTCGTCGACGCCGTCCGCGAACGCGGGGGTGCCGTCGAGGCGCTCGATGCCGCCCACGCCCTCCTCGGGCGGCGGGCGACGACGGCGGCCGACGCCATCGCGGCGTTCTTCGACCGCGAACTCAGGGCGTGA